In Pseudophryne corroboree isolate aPseCor3 chromosome 3 unlocalized genomic scaffold, aPseCor3.hap2 SUPER_3_unloc_50, whole genome shotgun sequence, a single window of DNA contains:
- the LOC134984399 gene encoding oocyte zinc finger protein XlCOF6.1-like, translating into MLSPDCDIKDNDSRQDSPGDNPITPIIHPALSADPSDPGKCSPDHSDIGASVTALTVDTVFPCSIDAKCFTQNTKPVNPQTGKVGERPLICSECGKCFTHKSHFVIHQRNHTGEKPFSCSECGKCFARKSDLVTHQRSHTGEKPFSCSECGICFARQSLLVIHHISHTGEKPFSCSECGICFTRKSQLVTHQRSHTGEKTFPCSECGKCFAQKSDLLRHQRSHTGEKPFPCSKCGKCFARQSILVIHHRSHTGEKPFSCSECGKCFAHKSYLVIHQRSHTGEKPFSCSECGKCFARKSHLVIHQRSHTGEKPFPCSECGKCFAHKSDLLRHQRNHTGVNPFSCSKCGKCFARKSQLVTHQRSHTGEKTFSCSECGKCSTHKSHFVSSSGGDRTMAVVGESQAELQ; encoded by the coding sequence atgttatccccggattgtgacataaaagataatgacagtagacaggattctccaggagataaccccattaccccaattatacatccagctctatcagctgatccctctgatcctgggaaatgttctcctgatcactctgatattggtgcatctgttacagctctgacagtagatacagtgtttccgtgttctatagatgccaaatgttttacacagaacacaaagcctgttaacccacagacaggtaaggtaggtgaaaggccactgatatgttctgagtgtgggaaatgttttacgcacaaatcacattttgttatacatcagagaaatcacacaggtgagaagccattttcttgctctgagtgtgggaaatgttttgcacggaaatcagatcttgttacacatcagagaagtcacacaggtgagaagccattttcttgctctgagtgtgggatatgTTTTGCACGACAATcacttcttgttatacatcacataagtcacacaggtgagaagccattttcttgctctgagtgtgggatatgTTTTACCCGGAAAtcccaacttgttacacatcagcgaagtcacacaggtgagaagacatttccatgttctgagtgtgggaaatgttttgcacagaaatcagatcttcttagacatcagagaagtcacacaggtgagaagccatttccatgttctaagtgtgggaaatgttttgcacggcaatcaattcttgttatacatcacagaagtcacacaggtgagaagccattttcttgctctgagtgtgggaaatgttttgcacacaaatcgtatcttgttatacatcagagaagtcacacaggtgagaagccattttcttgctctgagtgtgggaaatgttttgcacggaaatcacatcttgttatacatcagagaagtcacacaggtgagaagccatttccatgttctgagtgtgggaaatgttttgcacacaaatcagatcttcttagacatcagagaaatcacacaggtgtgaATCCATTTtcatgttctaagtgtgggaaatgttttgcccggaaatcacaacttgttacacatcagcgaagtcacacaggtgagaagacattttcttgctctgagtgtgggaaatgttctacgcacaaatcacattttgttagcagtagtgggggagacaggacgatggcagtagtgggggagagtcAGGCAGAattgcagtag